One Pleuronectes platessa chromosome 9, fPlePla1.1, whole genome shotgun sequence genomic region harbors:
- the pfas gene encoding phosphoribosylformylglycinamidine synthase isoform X2 translates to MAVVQFYSNEAVKGRALQRAAKLYPQLSITTELCYNVELTGCESLSTEQKEVLLWLFRPPLQSEPLSEEPNLTEGSGEKLVEIGPRLNFSTAWSTNAVSICQSAGLTNVTRVELSRRFLIKPRKEESVTDLNGDLKKLIECLYDSMTECIYQHPITSFTVDTKPQPVFEVDILGKGRAALETANDELGLAFDSWDLDFYTSMFQRIQRNPTSVECFDMAQSNSEHSRHWFFRGRMVIDGQEQKETLFSLIMDTQQHSNQNNVIKFCDNSSGIKGMELECVYPKDPSQASSYETRPSLRHVIFTAETHNFPTGVAPFSGATTGTGGRIRDVQAAGRGGHVIAGTAGYCFGNLHIPGYVLPWESEGESWDYPSSFASPLQVAIEASDGASDYGNKFGEPVLSGFARSFGMRLANGERREWVKPIMFSGGLGSIEDSDVKKEGAETGMEVVKIGGPVYRIGVGGGAASSVEVQGDNSSDRDLGAVQRGDAEMEQKMNRALRACLERSSGNPICSIHDQGAGGNGNVLKELSEPAGAVIYCSRFKKGDPTLSVLELWGAEYQESNALLLRPTDKSYVERVCRREKCPIDFVGNITGDGKIVLVDDEKGNGDQADRGRCPVDLQLEWVLGKMPQKDFKMARLTPTHKPLALPAGLTVRDALDRVLRLPAVASKRYLTNKVDRSVTGLVAQQQCVGPLHTPLADVAVVALSAFSTDGAATAIGEQPIKGLVCPAAGARMAVGEALTNLVFARVTALKDVKCSGNWMWAAKLPGEGACLWEACKAMCEVMGQLGVAIDGGKDSLSMAARVGKETVKAPGALVISAYAVCPDITATVTPDLEDPDGKGVLLWVPLSPGHHRLGGSALAQCYSQLGDCSPDLDHPALFTSCFSTTQTLIHDRLLSAGHDISDGGLISCLLEMAFAGNRGIDVELSSGGTGVMELLFSEELGLVLEVSQTNVETVSQRLGDAGVQCLRIGRTCGFGPEAVVSIRVDGQELLREPLPSLRALWEDTSFQLERLQSNELCVEQEESGLATRTQPYFKLSFNPSETPQLTAALPRVAVIREEGSNGDREMSVSLYMAGFEVWDVTMQDLCSGSLTLERFKAVVFVGGFSYGDVLGSAKGWAATVAYNPKAKAEFDRFRQRDDTLSLGVCNGCQLLALLGWVGEGKDGAESEVALTHNKSGRFESRFVSVGIQASPSIWLRGMEGSALGVWVAHGEGLMQFRSSQARDQIISGGYAPLRYLDDLGCPTEEYPLNPNGSPQGIAGLCSRDGRHLAMMPHPERCTLGWQWPWAPRDFRASLTPSPWLRMFKNAAAWCSNTH, encoded by the exons ATGGCTGTGGTGCAGTTCTACAGTAACGAGGCTGTAAAGGGGCGGGCCTTACAGCGGGCGGCCAAGCTCTACCCGCAACTGTCAATCACCACCGAGCTGTGCTACAACGTGGAGCTGACAG GCTGCGAGAGTCTCAGCACAGAGCAGAAGGAGGTTCTCCTCTGGTTGTTTCGTCCTCCCCTGCAGTCAGAGCCTTTGTCAGAGGAGCCAAACCTCACAGAGGGCAGCGGCGAGAAACTGGTGGAGATTGGACCCAG GTTGAACTTCTCCACTGCCTGGTCCACTAACGCTGTGTCCATCTGCCAGAGCGCCGGCTTGACTAATGTCACACGAGTCGAGCTGTCACGCAGATTTCTAATCAAG CCCAGAAAGGAGGAGAGTGTGACAGACCTCAATGGAGATCTGAAGAAGCTGATTGAGTGTCTGTACGACAGTATGACAGAGTGTATCTACCAACATCCCATCACCTCCTTCACCGTGGACACCAAACCACAGCCTGTGTTTGAGGTGGACATCCTGGGGAAGGGTCGTGCAGCTTTAGAGACGGCAAACGATGAACTGG GTCTGGCCTTTGACTCCTGGGATCTGGACTTCTACACATCCATGTTCCAGAGGATTCAAAGGAACCCCACCAGCGTGGAGTGTTTTGACATGGCCCAGTCCAACAG TGAACACAGTCGTCACTGGTTCTTCCGGGGACGGATGGTGATTGATGGGCAGGAGCAGAAGGAGACTCTTTTCAGTCTCATAATGGACACCCAGCAGCACAGCAATCAGAACAACGTCATCAAGTTCTGCGACAACAGCAG TGGTATCAAAGGCATGGAACTGGAGTGCGTTTACCCAAAAGACCCATCCCAGGCCAGCTCGTATGAGACACGGCCCTCACTACGGCATGTCATCTTCaccgcagagacacacaacttcCCAACAG GTGTAGCACCGTTCAGTGGCGCCACCACAGGGACGGGAGGTCGTATCAGAGACGTGCAGGCTGCTGGACGAGGAGGGCACGTCATCGCCGGCACTGCAGGATACTGCTTCGGCAATTTGCACATACCAG gttacGTTCTCCCCTGGGAGTCTGAAGGAGAGAGCTGGGATTATCCCTCAAGCTTCGCCTCTCCGCTGCAGGTGGCCATCGAGGCCAGTGACGGAGCGTCAGACTACGGCAACAAGTTTGGAGAACCTGTCCTGTCAG GTTTTGCTCGCTCCTTTGGGATGCGGCTGGCTAACGGCGAGCGGCGAGAGTGGGTTAAGCCAATAATGTTCAGTGGTGGTCTCGGTTCTATCGAAGATTCAGATGTAAAGAAAGAAGGGGCAGAGACTG GAATGGAAGTGGTGAAGATCGGAGGGCCGGTGTACAGGATAGGAGTGGGTGGAGGAGCGGCCTCCTCTGTAGAA GTGCAGGGGGACAACTCCAGCGACAGGGATCTGGGTGCAGTGCAGAGAGGAGACGCTGAGATGGAGCAGAAGATGAATCGAGCTCTGAGAGCCTGTCTGGAAAGAAGCAGTGGGAATCCAATCTGCAGTATACATGATCAGGGGGCCGGAGGAAACG GTAACGTACTGAAGGAGCTCAGTGAGCCAGCCGGAGCTGTGATCTACTGCAGCAGATTCAAG AAAGGTGACCCCACACTGagtgtgttggagctgtggggaGCAGAATATCAGGAGAGTAATGCTCTGCTGCTCCGCCCTACGGACAAGTCTTATGTTGAGAGGGTGTGTCGGAGGGAGAAGTGTCCCATTGACTTTGTGGGAAACATCACTGGAGATGGCAAG ATTGTCCTGGTGGATGATGAGAAAGGTAATGGTGATCAGGCAGACAGAGGGCGCTGTCCTGTCGACCTGCAGCTGGAGTGGGTTCTGGGAAAAATGCCTCAGAAGGATTTTAAGATGGCGCGTTTGACCCCAACCCACAAGCCACTGGCTCTTCCTGCTGGGCTGACGGTCAGGGATGCTCTGGATAGAGTTCTGCGTTTGCCTGCTGTGGCGTCCAAGCGCTACCTGACCAACAAG gTGGACCGGTCTGTGACTGGGTTGGTTGCTCAGCAACAGTGTGTCGGGCCTCTTCACACGCCACTGGCTGACGTGGCTGTTGTTGCTCTCTCAGCGTTCAGCACAGACGGAGCGGCGACAGCCATCGGGGAGCAGCCCATTAAAGGGCTGGTGTGTCCTGCAGCAGGGGCTCGTATGGCTGTGGGAGAAGCTCTGACCAATCTGGTGTTTGCTAGAGTCACAGCGCTGAAG GATGTGAAGTGTAGTGGTAACTGGATGTGGGCTGCCAAGCTGCCCGGGGAAGGAGCTTGTTTGTGGGAGGCCTGCAAAGCAATGTGTGAGGTCATGGGTCAGCTGGGAGTGGCCATCGATGGCGGCAAAGACTCTCTGAGTATGGCGGCTAGAGTTGGGAAGGAGACAGTCAAAGCTCCAG GTGCTCTGGTTATCTCGGCATATGCGGTTTGTCCTGACATCACGGCCACTGTGACGCCCGATCTGGAGGATCCAGATGGCAAAG GCGTGTTGTTGTGGGTTCCTCTCAGTCCAGGCCATCATCGTCTGGGAGGCTCTGCCCTGGCTCAGTGCTACAGCCAGCTGGGAGATTGCTCCCCTGACCTGGACCATCCAGCActgttcacttcctgcttcagcACCACTCAGACTCTCATACACG atcGTCTGCTGAGTGCGGGACATGACATCAGTGACGGAGGCCTCATCTCCTGTTTGCTGGAGATGGCATTTGCTGGAAACCGTGGAATTGACGTTGAGTTGTCATCTGGAGGAACTGGAG TCATGGAGCTGCTGTTCAGCGAGGAGTTGGGTTTGGTTCTCGAGGTGTCACAGACAAATGTAGAAACAGTGAGTCAGAGACTCGGCGATGCAGGCGTGCAGTGCCTCCGCATCGGCAGAACCTGTGGCTTTGGACCGGAGGCTGTG GTCAGTATTCGCGTGGACGGACAGGAGCTGCTGAGAGAGCCACTCCCCAGCCTCAGAGCTCTGTGGGAGGATACAAGTTTCCAGCTTGAGCGACTGCAGTCCAATGAGCTCTGTGTTGAACAGGAAGAGTCGGGGCTGGCCACGAGGACGCAGCCCTACTTTAAACTCTCCTTCAACCCCTCGGAAACGCCTCAGCTCA CTGCAGCATTGCCTCGTGTAGCAGTGATCAGGGAAGAAGGCAGTaacggagacagagagatgtctgtctctctgtacaTGGCCGGCTTTGAG gtgtgggACGTCACAATGCAGGACCTGTGCTCCGGCTCCCTGACCCTGGAGCGTTTCAAAGCTGTTGTGTTTGTCGGTGGATTCAGTTACGGAGACGTCCTGGGATCTGCTAAAG GTTGGGCTGCCACAGTTGCATATAACCCCAAAGCCAAGGCTGAGTTCGATCGCTTCAGGCAGCGGGACGACACACTGAGTCTGGGTGTGTGTAATGGCTGCCAGCTGCTGGCCTTGCTGGGCTGGGTGGGAGAAGGCAAAGATGGAGCAG AGTCTGAGGTGGCGTTGACCCATAATAAGTCTGGCAGGTTTGAGTCGCGCTTCGTCAGCGTTGGGATCCAGGCTTCCCCATCCATATGGCTCAGAGGCATGGAGGGCTCCGCTCTAGGAGTCTGGGTTGCACATGGAGAAG GGCTGATGCAATTCCGGAGCTCCCAGGCTCGAGACCAGATTATTTCTGGAGGCTACGCCCCCCTGCGTTACCTTGACGACCTGGGTTGTCCGACTGAAGAGTACCCTCTGAACCCTAACGGCTCCCCGCAGGGTATCGCAGGGCTCTGTTCCAGGGACGGCAGACACCTGGCCATGATGCCCCACCCGGAGCGTTGCACCCTGGGCTGGCAGTGGCCGTGGGCCCCGAGGGACTTCAGAGCTTCTCTCACACCCTCTCCATGGCTGCGCATGTTCAAGAACGCAGCCGCCTGgtgcagcaacacacactga
- the si:dkey-183n20.15 gene encoding RING-HC_RNF170 domain-containing protein isoform X1, translated as MQPHNKSQSRSNCLLSEGRLGQGLPGSSGAFVCTEEQPASPCVSCHKESAEFCSSTGHQDTHCPVCLQTASFPVQTNCGHLFCAPCLIAYWRHGSWLDAISCPLCRQKVSALCHLFNESRSDRQSKEVLGEITDYNRRYSGAPRRVTDYLCDAPLLLQLFARSLGTMGSLVWLFFFRVALCCVGTVMSISSPPLDPVSPSSASPLESDPSLCGLLGVLDDLVVVILLLICIININQQMVSERGGHSANTTTSRGVMGDSL; from the exons ATGCAGCCGCACAACAAATCTCAATCAAG ATCGAACTGTCTCCTCTCAGAGGGTCGATTGGGTCAGGGTCTTCCCGGATCATCCGGGGCTTTTGTCTGCACAGAGGAGCAGCCGGCATCTCCGTGTGTGAGCTGCCACAAG GAATCTGCAGAGTTCTGCTCATCCACAGGTCATCAAGACACACACTgccctgtgtgtctgcagacagCCAGCTTCCCCGTGCAGACCAACTGTGGCCATTTGTTCTGTG CTCCCTGTCTGATCGCCTACTGGAGACATGGCTCATGGTTGGACGCTATCAGCTGCCCACTCTGCAGACAGAAG GTCAGCGCGCTGTGCCATCTATTTAACGAGAGTCGATCAGACCGACAGTCAAAGGAAGTGCTTGGGGAAATCACAGATTACAACAGACGTTATTCTGGAGCTCCACGACGG GTAACAGACTACCTGTGTGACGCGCCCCTCCTCCTGCAGTTATTCGCTCGGAGCCTCGGCACCATGGGAAGTCTTGTGTGGCTGTTTTTCTTCAGGGTGGCCCTGTGCTGTGTGGGGACGGTGatgtccatctcctcccctcctctggaCCCAGTCTCCCCTTCATCAGCGAGTCCCCTGGAGTCAGACCCCTCCCTCTGCGGACTGCTTGGGGTGCTGGATGACCTGGTGGTGGTCATCCTGCTTCTCATCTGCATTATCAACATCAACCAGCAAATGgtgtcagagagaggaggacactcAGCGAACACTACGACCTCTCGAGGAGTCATGGGGGATTCGCTGTAG
- the pfas gene encoding phosphoribosylformylglycinamidine synthase isoform X1, translating to MAVVQFYSNEAVKGRALQRAAKLYPQLSITTELCYNVELTGCESLSTEQKEVLLWLFRPPLQSEPLSEEPNLTEGSGEKLVEIGPRLNFSTAWSTNAVSICQSAGLTNVTRVELSRRFLIKPRKEESVTDLNGDLKKLIECLYDSMTECIYQHPITSFTVDTKPQPVFEVDILGKGRAALETANDELGLAFDSWDLDFYTSMFQRIQRNPTSVECFDMAQSNSEHSRHWFFRGRMVIDGQEQKETLFSLIMDTQQHSNQNNVIKFCDNSSGIKGMELECVYPKDPSQASSYETRPSLRHVIFTAETHNFPTGVAPFSGATTGTGGRIRDVQAAGRGGHVIAGTAGYCFGNLHIPGYVLPWESEGESWDYPSSFASPLQVAIEASDGASDYGNKFGEPVLSGFARSFGMRLANGERREWVKPIMFSGGLGSIEDSDVKKEGAETGMEVVKIGGPVYRIGVGGGAASSVEVQGDNSSDRDLGAVQRGDAEMEQKMNRALRACLERSSGNPICSIHDQGAGGNGNVLKELSEPAGAVIYCSRFKKGDPTLSVLELWGAEYQESNALLLRPTDKSYVERVCRREKCPIDFVGNITGDGKIVLVDDEKGNGDQADRGRCPVDLQLEWVLGKMPQKDFKMARLTPTHKPLALPAGLTVRDALDRVLRLPAVASKRYLTNKVDRSVTGLVAQQQCVGPLHTPLADVAVVALSAFSTDGAATAIGEQPIKGLVCPAAGARMAVGEALTNLVFARVTALKDVKCSGNWMWAAKLPGEGACLWEACKAMCEVMGQLGVAIDGGKDSLSMAARVGKETVKAPGALVISAYAVCPDITATVTPDLEDPDGKGVLLWVPLSPGHHRLGGSALAQCYSQLGDCSPDLDHPALFTSCFSTTQTLIHDRLLSAGHDISDGGLISCLLEMAFAGNRGIDVELSSGGTGVMELLFSEELGLVLEVSQTNVETVSQRLGDAGVQCLRIGRTCGFGPEAVVSIRVDGQELLREPLPSLRALWEDTSFQLERLQSNELCVEQEESGLATRTQPYFKLSFNPSETPQLSETAALPRVAVIREEGSNGDREMSVSLYMAGFEVWDVTMQDLCSGSLTLERFKAVVFVGGFSYGDVLGSAKGWAATVAYNPKAKAEFDRFRQRDDTLSLGVCNGCQLLALLGWVGEGKDGAESEVALTHNKSGRFESRFVSVGIQASPSIWLRGMEGSALGVWVAHGEGLMQFRSSQARDQIISGGYAPLRYLDDLGCPTEEYPLNPNGSPQGIAGLCSRDGRHLAMMPHPERCTLGWQWPWAPRDFRASLTPSPWLRMFKNAAAWCSNTH from the exons ATGGCTGTGGTGCAGTTCTACAGTAACGAGGCTGTAAAGGGGCGGGCCTTACAGCGGGCGGCCAAGCTCTACCCGCAACTGTCAATCACCACCGAGCTGTGCTACAACGTGGAGCTGACAG GCTGCGAGAGTCTCAGCACAGAGCAGAAGGAGGTTCTCCTCTGGTTGTTTCGTCCTCCCCTGCAGTCAGAGCCTTTGTCAGAGGAGCCAAACCTCACAGAGGGCAGCGGCGAGAAACTGGTGGAGATTGGACCCAG GTTGAACTTCTCCACTGCCTGGTCCACTAACGCTGTGTCCATCTGCCAGAGCGCCGGCTTGACTAATGTCACACGAGTCGAGCTGTCACGCAGATTTCTAATCAAG CCCAGAAAGGAGGAGAGTGTGACAGACCTCAATGGAGATCTGAAGAAGCTGATTGAGTGTCTGTACGACAGTATGACAGAGTGTATCTACCAACATCCCATCACCTCCTTCACCGTGGACACCAAACCACAGCCTGTGTTTGAGGTGGACATCCTGGGGAAGGGTCGTGCAGCTTTAGAGACGGCAAACGATGAACTGG GTCTGGCCTTTGACTCCTGGGATCTGGACTTCTACACATCCATGTTCCAGAGGATTCAAAGGAACCCCACCAGCGTGGAGTGTTTTGACATGGCCCAGTCCAACAG TGAACACAGTCGTCACTGGTTCTTCCGGGGACGGATGGTGATTGATGGGCAGGAGCAGAAGGAGACTCTTTTCAGTCTCATAATGGACACCCAGCAGCACAGCAATCAGAACAACGTCATCAAGTTCTGCGACAACAGCAG TGGTATCAAAGGCATGGAACTGGAGTGCGTTTACCCAAAAGACCCATCCCAGGCCAGCTCGTATGAGACACGGCCCTCACTACGGCATGTCATCTTCaccgcagagacacacaacttcCCAACAG GTGTAGCACCGTTCAGTGGCGCCACCACAGGGACGGGAGGTCGTATCAGAGACGTGCAGGCTGCTGGACGAGGAGGGCACGTCATCGCCGGCACTGCAGGATACTGCTTCGGCAATTTGCACATACCAG gttacGTTCTCCCCTGGGAGTCTGAAGGAGAGAGCTGGGATTATCCCTCAAGCTTCGCCTCTCCGCTGCAGGTGGCCATCGAGGCCAGTGACGGAGCGTCAGACTACGGCAACAAGTTTGGAGAACCTGTCCTGTCAG GTTTTGCTCGCTCCTTTGGGATGCGGCTGGCTAACGGCGAGCGGCGAGAGTGGGTTAAGCCAATAATGTTCAGTGGTGGTCTCGGTTCTATCGAAGATTCAGATGTAAAGAAAGAAGGGGCAGAGACTG GAATGGAAGTGGTGAAGATCGGAGGGCCGGTGTACAGGATAGGAGTGGGTGGAGGAGCGGCCTCCTCTGTAGAA GTGCAGGGGGACAACTCCAGCGACAGGGATCTGGGTGCAGTGCAGAGAGGAGACGCTGAGATGGAGCAGAAGATGAATCGAGCTCTGAGAGCCTGTCTGGAAAGAAGCAGTGGGAATCCAATCTGCAGTATACATGATCAGGGGGCCGGAGGAAACG GTAACGTACTGAAGGAGCTCAGTGAGCCAGCCGGAGCTGTGATCTACTGCAGCAGATTCAAG AAAGGTGACCCCACACTGagtgtgttggagctgtggggaGCAGAATATCAGGAGAGTAATGCTCTGCTGCTCCGCCCTACGGACAAGTCTTATGTTGAGAGGGTGTGTCGGAGGGAGAAGTGTCCCATTGACTTTGTGGGAAACATCACTGGAGATGGCAAG ATTGTCCTGGTGGATGATGAGAAAGGTAATGGTGATCAGGCAGACAGAGGGCGCTGTCCTGTCGACCTGCAGCTGGAGTGGGTTCTGGGAAAAATGCCTCAGAAGGATTTTAAGATGGCGCGTTTGACCCCAACCCACAAGCCACTGGCTCTTCCTGCTGGGCTGACGGTCAGGGATGCTCTGGATAGAGTTCTGCGTTTGCCTGCTGTGGCGTCCAAGCGCTACCTGACCAACAAG gTGGACCGGTCTGTGACTGGGTTGGTTGCTCAGCAACAGTGTGTCGGGCCTCTTCACACGCCACTGGCTGACGTGGCTGTTGTTGCTCTCTCAGCGTTCAGCACAGACGGAGCGGCGACAGCCATCGGGGAGCAGCCCATTAAAGGGCTGGTGTGTCCTGCAGCAGGGGCTCGTATGGCTGTGGGAGAAGCTCTGACCAATCTGGTGTTTGCTAGAGTCACAGCGCTGAAG GATGTGAAGTGTAGTGGTAACTGGATGTGGGCTGCCAAGCTGCCCGGGGAAGGAGCTTGTTTGTGGGAGGCCTGCAAAGCAATGTGTGAGGTCATGGGTCAGCTGGGAGTGGCCATCGATGGCGGCAAAGACTCTCTGAGTATGGCGGCTAGAGTTGGGAAGGAGACAGTCAAAGCTCCAG GTGCTCTGGTTATCTCGGCATATGCGGTTTGTCCTGACATCACGGCCACTGTGACGCCCGATCTGGAGGATCCAGATGGCAAAG GCGTGTTGTTGTGGGTTCCTCTCAGTCCAGGCCATCATCGTCTGGGAGGCTCTGCCCTGGCTCAGTGCTACAGCCAGCTGGGAGATTGCTCCCCTGACCTGGACCATCCAGCActgttcacttcctgcttcagcACCACTCAGACTCTCATACACG atcGTCTGCTGAGTGCGGGACATGACATCAGTGACGGAGGCCTCATCTCCTGTTTGCTGGAGATGGCATTTGCTGGAAACCGTGGAATTGACGTTGAGTTGTCATCTGGAGGAACTGGAG TCATGGAGCTGCTGTTCAGCGAGGAGTTGGGTTTGGTTCTCGAGGTGTCACAGACAAATGTAGAAACAGTGAGTCAGAGACTCGGCGATGCAGGCGTGCAGTGCCTCCGCATCGGCAGAACCTGTGGCTTTGGACCGGAGGCTGTG GTCAGTATTCGCGTGGACGGACAGGAGCTGCTGAGAGAGCCACTCCCCAGCCTCAGAGCTCTGTGGGAGGATACAAGTTTCCAGCTTGAGCGACTGCAGTCCAATGAGCTCTGTGTTGAACAGGAAGAGTCGGGGCTGGCCACGAGGACGCAGCCCTACTTTAAACTCTCCTTCAACCCCTCGGAAACGCCTCAGCTCAGTGAGA CTGCAGCATTGCCTCGTGTAGCAGTGATCAGGGAAGAAGGCAGTaacggagacagagagatgtctgtctctctgtacaTGGCCGGCTTTGAG gtgtgggACGTCACAATGCAGGACCTGTGCTCCGGCTCCCTGACCCTGGAGCGTTTCAAAGCTGTTGTGTTTGTCGGTGGATTCAGTTACGGAGACGTCCTGGGATCTGCTAAAG GTTGGGCTGCCACAGTTGCATATAACCCCAAAGCCAAGGCTGAGTTCGATCGCTTCAGGCAGCGGGACGACACACTGAGTCTGGGTGTGTGTAATGGCTGCCAGCTGCTGGCCTTGCTGGGCTGGGTGGGAGAAGGCAAAGATGGAGCAG AGTCTGAGGTGGCGTTGACCCATAATAAGTCTGGCAGGTTTGAGTCGCGCTTCGTCAGCGTTGGGATCCAGGCTTCCCCATCCATATGGCTCAGAGGCATGGAGGGCTCCGCTCTAGGAGTCTGGGTTGCACATGGAGAAG GGCTGATGCAATTCCGGAGCTCCCAGGCTCGAGACCAGATTATTTCTGGAGGCTACGCCCCCCTGCGTTACCTTGACGACCTGGGTTGTCCGACTGAAGAGTACCCTCTGAACCCTAACGGCTCCCCGCAGGGTATCGCAGGGCTCTGTTCCAGGGACGGCAGACACCTGGCCATGATGCCCCACCCGGAGCGTTGCACCCTGGGCTGGCAGTGGCCGTGGGCCCCGAGGGACTTCAGAGCTTCTCTCACACCCTCTCCATGGCTGCGCATGTTCAAGAACGCAGCCGCCTGgtgcagcaacacacactga
- the si:dkey-183n20.15 gene encoding RING-HC_RNF170 domain-containing protein isoform X2 gives MQPHNKSQSRSNCLLSEGRLGQGLPGSSGAFVCTEEQPASPCESAEFCSSTGHQDTHCPVCLQTASFPVQTNCGHLFCAPCLIAYWRHGSWLDAISCPLCRQKVSALCHLFNESRSDRQSKEVLGEITDYNRRYSGAPRRVTDYLCDAPLLLQLFARSLGTMGSLVWLFFFRVALCCVGTVMSISSPPLDPVSPSSASPLESDPSLCGLLGVLDDLVVVILLLICIININQQMVSERGGHSANTTTSRGVMGDSL, from the exons ATGCAGCCGCACAACAAATCTCAATCAAG ATCGAACTGTCTCCTCTCAGAGGGTCGATTGGGTCAGGGTCTTCCCGGATCATCCGGGGCTTTTGTCTGCACAGAGGAGCAGCCGGCATCTCCGTGT GAATCTGCAGAGTTCTGCTCATCCACAGGTCATCAAGACACACACTgccctgtgtgtctgcagacagCCAGCTTCCCCGTGCAGACCAACTGTGGCCATTTGTTCTGTG CTCCCTGTCTGATCGCCTACTGGAGACATGGCTCATGGTTGGACGCTATCAGCTGCCCACTCTGCAGACAGAAG GTCAGCGCGCTGTGCCATCTATTTAACGAGAGTCGATCAGACCGACAGTCAAAGGAAGTGCTTGGGGAAATCACAGATTACAACAGACGTTATTCTGGAGCTCCACGACGG GTAACAGACTACCTGTGTGACGCGCCCCTCCTCCTGCAGTTATTCGCTCGGAGCCTCGGCACCATGGGAAGTCTTGTGTGGCTGTTTTTCTTCAGGGTGGCCCTGTGCTGTGTGGGGACGGTGatgtccatctcctcccctcctctggaCCCAGTCTCCCCTTCATCAGCGAGTCCCCTGGAGTCAGACCCCTCCCTCTGCGGACTGCTTGGGGTGCTGGATGACCTGGTGGTGGTCATCCTGCTTCTCATCTGCATTATCAACATCAACCAGCAAATGgtgtcagagagaggaggacactcAGCGAACACTACGACCTCTCGAGGAGTCATGGGGGATTCGCTGTAG